In a genomic window of Phacochoerus africanus isolate WHEZ1 chromosome 6, ROS_Pafr_v1, whole genome shotgun sequence:
- the SIKE1 gene encoding suppressor of IKBKE 1 — protein MSCTIEKILTDAKTLLERLREHDAAAESLVDQSAALHRRVAAMREAGTALPDQYQEDASDIKDMSKYKPHILLSQENTQIRDLQQENRELWVSLEEHQDALELIMSKYRKQMLQLMVAKKAVDAEPVLKAHQSHSAEIESQIDRICEMGEVMRKAVQMDDDQFCKIQEKLAQLELENKELRELLSISSESLQVRKDNSMDTASQAIK, from the exons ATGAGCTGCACCATCGAGAAGATTCTGACCGATGCTAAGACGCTACTGGAGAGGCTGCGGGAGCACGATGCTGCGGCCGAGTCGCTAGTGGACCAGTCCGCGGCGCTGCACCGGCGGGTGGCCGCTATGCGGGAGGCGGGGACAGCCCTTCCGGACCAG TATCAAGAGGATGCATCCGATATAAAGGACATGTCCAAATACAAACCTCACATTCTGCTCTCCCAAGAGAATACACAGATTAGAGACTTGCAGCAGGAAAACAGAG agCTATGGGTTTCCTTGGAGGAACACCAGGATGCTTTGGAACTCATCATGAGCAAATACCGGAAACAGATGTTACAATTAATGGTTGCTAAAAAAGCAGTGGATGCTGAACCAGTCCTGAAAGCTCACCAGTCTCACTCTGCA GAAATTGAGAGTCAGATCGACagaatctgtgaaatgggagaagTGATGAGGAAAGCAGTTCAGATGGATGATGACCAATTTTGTAAGATTCAGGAAAAACTAGCACAATTAGAG cttgaaAATAAGGAACTTCGAGAGTTACTGTCCATCAGCAGTGAGTCTCTTCAGGTCAGGAAGGACAATTCAATGGACACTGCTTCCCAAGCCATCAAATAA